Genomic segment of Thunnus thynnus chromosome 21, fThuThy2.1, whole genome shotgun sequence:
TGTAGGTTGAGATTATCCATCTTAGTTCACAGCAGATTGTACTATCTAGTGAACTGAATGTACCCAGTACATTGCCCTCAAGGTCTGAGGTGCTAGAGGGAGAAAGGCTACACTCACATCAGCTCAGGCAGAAAAGATTCCTCATTATAATCCAGGAGTCAGACTCTGTATGAGATGTAGTTTTGAGGGGAGTGAATGCGTTATCATAACCATGCAATCACCCATAGATGTATGCTGTGGGGAGTGATGAGGTCAGAGCTATGACACCACACGTTAACGACACTGCTGTACTTCCACATCACATAGATAAACTCATCTGTGTGAGTTggctgacagaaaacaaaactgtgagTGGCTCTCAGACATATGATTGactttttgtttctctgcttCTTATCTTCACTGTTTTCTTATTGTCTGATGTAAGAATACAGACtagtgacaaatgaaaggaccATGTCTCAGCTATATGAAGGCTACAATTTGAGCTCCATTTTTTTAACCtatatttgttcacattttttcattcaaatattaGTCATACAAGGTCGTCTGAATAGTTACAGCAGCTaataagacacaaatacaaagttTTGCAAAACCTGTTCACAGtaacaaaatatgaataatacaCAGTTTCACTGAGAATCACATGGATAAATACTGTTCATTTGtggtttaaatgttttcattaaaaatatgcTGAATTAGCTATTAACAGTTCCTGTTCGTTAGCTATGGATGctcagacaactatcactggattcTTTTCATACTGACAAAagcttaaaaatgtgatgattctcaggcaggTTCTGGACGTACAAGGAGCCtctttttctatgatttctaCAGAGATTTATGGGTATTTCTTCATGATGCACATCAGTGATAATAATATCTTGGAAAGTATAAATCACACAGAACCGTAAATATGTTTATCGTGTctttgtgttcagatttgactgactTATGACCCTGAGAAGGTGTACACATTTTGATGCAATTTGTGGCATTTGTGTACTAAGGGTTTTAAAGTACCTTCATTGCCTCAGTGAGCTGTGTGTCACTGTTACTGCTGCAGCTCCAACTACTGACCGTGTTGATAAGCAGCCAAATCAGCGGCCTCACAGATTGAAAACCTCTGGGTTATACTAAATGCAAAAGACAAACAAGGTTACATTtaagcatatacagtatgtttgtacCTGTATGAAGCTGAACTCCCTCCAGTTGAGCGTGCTGTGGACAGACGGGATAGAGGTGATGGCCAAGAGGGAGAGGAGCCCGAGACTCATGATCCCAAAAGAAACATACATCTCCACCCTCCACACCTCCTCCTCGTTCCACGCATTCTCCACATTAGCATGGACCTGCCAGCACAGGGGATGTTCAAGATTCATCACGTTTATCatctttcacttgtttttttatgcatgGCAACCATTAACCTGCTAGAGAGGTAAAACTGCAGCTTGGTCCTTATTAACCTCCTGTTACCCATAATGCAGTGTGCTGCAGTGGTTTATGCTGGAATACTACCTAGCACAAAATTGCAATAATGAATTTcctaaaactgtattttctctctctcttcaagaGAGAGCCTGATATGTGAACGTAGACATGTTCCATGCCTAAACATGTCACAATGTCCATAATGATGTCAGCGTCTCTTGTGTATGTATTTAGTATATAAAGGGCTGTGTATATTAGACTTTCttttcatacatacacattatTCAGTGGTTGAAAGAACATGTCAAAAGCTTGTACAGAGCAGTGCAGTTATGTATACTACCTTATAAAAACTAAGAAAAGaattattattgttgtcattttattgGCTAGCAATAATGATTGATTATACTGAAAGATGGCCACAACTATTACAAGTGTTTTTTAACTTATCCAATCAGAGCCTCATGTATATTAAAagcttaaagtccccctccactctaaaatgattttttttcttcttccaacagttgatgtttgagcttcactgtgcagaatgacgcATGTGCAgcgtttgttttcacattcatctgctcaaAGTAGAAAgattctctgtgctcactgaaaatctgattttaaggggtgtaCCTCTGGgcttgatttgtgacatcacaactagtatGGAAGCCAATTGTGATCCAATATTcagcttacacaagtgtgatgtggaaacttgaagccagATTTATAGAttatggaatttttaatgagggagacagagtagatgccattttaaggattttaacgtggtaattcttttttttctggaaaaaccacatcagacacacatattgttccaagcagagtatttttatatgtcttaatacatgtctggaggggatctttaaaggaACAGTATGGGGAAATAGGCCTATTTGCTTTCTTCCTATAATTATTCTTGATCTCTGGACAGAGCCAGGATAGTTTTTccccctgctttcagtctttatgctaagctatcTTAAACACTCCCTACTTAATGCACATTGAGTGGAGGGTCTGTGTGGACATGGTTCCCAACTGACCTGTTGGTAGGCAGTGTTGAGCAGCAGGTACCTCTCAGACCTCCTCATGGGCAGACAGAGGCTGTAGAGAACATGGACAGCAGCCAGGAAGAAGCTGAGGAGGCCCAGCTGCTTGCGGCTCTGCAGCCAGCCCTCCAGCCAATGTGGGAAATGCCTGTACTTGGTGCCGTAGTAAAGCTGGTGGGCTGAAGCCAGTTGACCCGCCAAGTACACCAGAGCCAACAGGGTGATAGCAACAGTGGGCAATGTCCGGTTCACCAACTCTATGGGGATCTTGTAGAAGTCACTCTGCTTGTTTTTCACATATGGGTGGATGATATCCCGTACGAATGAGTAAGCGAAAAAGAAGATGGAGAGGGCCACGGCAGCGAGGACGGGGCCCTTCCAGCCAGGAAATAACTGTATAGGCAAGTTTTCAATGTCCTGTGAAGAAGACAGGGTGCCCATATCCACTGGCTGGAAGTTGAGTTGGCGGGCCAATTCCATAATCTGCTGACGGGCCTCAACAGAGTCACTGCAGATGAACACCTACACAGAGCCAGGATTACAGaggttaaaggtgcagtgaAGACAAAGAAGGCGGAAGGAACAGACAGGGGAGGATGCCTGACAAAGCCAGATCTCAACTATAATAACAGCCCCAGACTTCCACCTTGACTGGCCAACCACAGTCAGCTTACAGATACAGCCCCTGGAACACACTTCATTCTCTAAaaacaatacatacatatatatctatatattatatataaatatatataagtatatatacagtatattgacttgatttgacaaGTTGATCTGTATTATTGTTTCAAACTGGTGATCTACTAAATTGGGTTTTAGGAAATGTCTCAGCAAGTAAAGACTTATGGTCGGTTTCAAGGGACCAAGTTAGATATTAAACCTCACTTCTAATACTGTGTGAATGCCAGTAtgactttgtttcatttttatctgaataCATCAGTGTGTTTCAGACTTAGTAGTGTTGATGTAGTTTACAGTGAGAGGGAAAAATCTGATTCTATTATCTAACCGACCTTATTTGGTCATTAGTCTGATATTATTGATATAACAACTGTAACTTGAGGTATGCTGtgttattttgtgaaatgtagTTTAAACTCTTCCCAGGttacatcattattaaacagCACTGGGATCAAGTGTCAGGTCAGCTGTGTCAAGCTAATTCCATATCACCTCACTTTTTTATTCAGGGAGAGCCCAGCTCTCTTCTGCAGGAACATTCTGACCACACAATgtgttacacacattcacacctaggAGCTGCCCAGTATAACCACAGTCTGACctgctggccactgagcagctccactgaagCAGCTGGagttaagggccttgctcaagggcatcCAAGTGGTGCTAATGAGGGAGGAGCAAGCACTCACTTCCCTGCCCACATTTATCCTGCTGGTCCTGGCATCGAACTGGCAACCGTTGACGAGCCCTCTTCTCTAACCTTTGGGCCACTACTGCCCTCATCTATGAGCTGTGGGCAGTTTAACCAACTGTTTCCTcctcagattgtttcatttcagtggGACATATTTGGTCAAATTTTCAGGTCTctatatatttgtaaatttttttaaaattataataaattttCATTacgcaaaacaaaaaaataacatctactaacaaactcacaaacatacacacctCACGTTCAACAACCACAAAAAGCCAGACTagatacagaaaaatacaacaatgttTCAGCCTATCATTAAAGGAAAAGCATGTGGTGAAGAATAAATGGGATATCACGCAGCAGGGGCAGTTCCCTAAACCATCCGGAGAAACAAGGAGTGCTGGTAGCCTTCCATTCCTTGAGAATTATTAATATACCAAACATCAGGTCTGCTGTATGGTATGTGGCTGTGAGAAGCTTGAGAACAGCCAAACAAGGCAATTAGTGCATCAGGTTCAATCTGTAAATCATACATTTTACAATAATGATATCCTGCCAAAAAGGGACAATCTTAGGACAAAACCAGAAATGATGACCTGGAGCACCTTTTGAGAAGTTATATCTGTCACAAATATCAGATACATGCGGAAATCTTTTCTTTTGAATAATGTAATCTATGCATGAACCTATCATTAATTGAACCTAAATGGATCCTCTCAACAGTCACATTAGAAAATGGTAACACAAATTTTGAAATGTTAAGAATCAGGATGTTGTTTGATTTAAGAATAAAAAGAGTGTTCCTTGGGTGAGTTTTCAaattttttgaaattattttaacgAAATGTCTGACAGCTCCATATAAGATGCAAAGTGATTATTTATACAGGTCTGTATTTTTAACCTGGggagagcaggttgaagccctggcttttgacttgcagggagcatttctacatatgttaacctcaatGTTTGGAACtgtgaccatgtttaacatagatatctgacatcattactgtatataaataacagaaaattacaaaaagcatgtatatgttccctttaagagtcctgaagaaataaaactctttcacaagaaaaagcaaagatttgAAAAAAGGAGGACAATTTTGTGGAGCTGAAATGCAGCCTATTCAGATTTCTCTTGTGTCCCCTCAAAGGCccctgaaaaaaaacactgatctAATGAATGCATGGAACTTTAACCTTGACATGaaggggtggctgtggctcaggaggtagagcgggtcatccactaatcagatCAGCAgtttgattcccggctcctccagttcacatgtcgatgtgtccttgagcaagacactaaaccccaaattgctcctgatggctgtgccatcagtgtgagaatgtgtgtgaatgattcctctgatgagcaggttgggacctgtacccattcagtgtgtgaatgggtgaatgtgatttgtagtgtaaaagtgctttgagtggtcggaagactagaaaggcgctatacaagtacagtccatttaccgtTTGAACTTGTATTAATACCAAACACTGCAATACTCATAATGTCTTGTGAGGGCAATCAGGGAATATTCATGTAATGTTTTAGTTGACCTAACCTGTTCAAATGCACTAGCACTAGTTGAGTCCTGaataatcattcctgctgtaaTATTACTGCTACTAAGCTTTCTCCATGAAACCCATCTCTAAGCTTTTGATGTTAGGTTTAAGAAGCTTCTTAATGGCAGGACTGAAGTCATAGTTTTATAATCCAAACCACTGCTAAGGAGAGCTGACTGGTTGGGTGATTATTTCAGGAGAGAAAAATcctcatcagtcagtcagagatGCTCTATTATTGTGTGGGAATTAATTTGCTATGGCTGTGGAGGCTCACAGGCCTTTTTATAATCCCTGCTAAAATTATAAGACAGTGAATGTGTCAGAGatgtgacagacacacagactgaacaGTCAATGCCACAGTGTTAGCTGTACGAGAAAACACAGGTGATGATGTCTACTTAAGATGAACAGAGTGATTTAATCTAAGTGGCAACATTTGACTGTAAATCTTCAGAAAAAGCTATGAAATGGACTTTGAGTTAgaatgattgttttgtttgcacCTGCGTGCTGGCGTCTTTGGGGCAGGTCTGCTGCATGGCCCAGGCTGAGATGACGTTGAATCCTTTCACCACAATAGAGTCTGGCAGCAGTGAAGCCAGATACTCAGCGTTAGACTCTGGATACTGGTTCACCCTTCTGTTGTTACTCACATCCACCAGGATCTTCCCTGCACAACGACAAGCCAAACTCACATGACTTCTGTGgtaaaaacattattaatataCTGAGCAATATTCTAATATGGGCCAACAACAATTTTTCAAGGACTATATGGTAGAAATGATGAGTTACTGGAGAACGGACTGGAAGATACTAtattaaagtctccctccactcaaatatgtgtttttcttcttgttcctacagttgaatgtttgactCATTCAttactatctatctatctatctatctatcttttttCTAAAGACAACTAGTTTGCCTTATCTTTAATTCATGTTAAATCAGTAGCATCACTTAAGAGAGTATTATACAGTAATTATGCATTGTCACCAGTAAATCAGAATATAGATTAAGTAtttgtaaatgaatgaatagatgaatgttgctgctgttggtaAAGCTTATTGCAGAGAGCACATAGTAACAGTTAGAGGCAACCTAATGATCAACATGGTATAAGCTCCTTTCCCGTCTGGATTTTGGCAACTAGACAGTAAGATGACAGTGTTTACATTGAGAAATCAAAAAAACtgacactgaaaactgaaaactgtggataataaaacataattttgaaaaGTGAGGTGAACATGTACCCCCATCTCTGCAGGGAATGACGCTGTTGCTCTACACTACTGTTATCAGGGTGCCTTCCAGACTACTAGTCTGCACCGTCTCTGCCTTTTAATGGACACATATCATCTGTGTTCTTGCATGTGTTCATCCCTTTTATACAAAACACATATACTTTATACACCTGTCATACCAAACCATACCAACCATTCCTTTACTCAGTCAGCCATTGGTTTCCTTCATTTTGTACACTATAAAATCAACAGTAAGTGTTCtattatcagtgtgtgtgtgttgttatctaCCTTCCAGTAAATGCTTGAGGTCCCACAATACAGAGTAATGCTCTCGGCGGATGGCTAAGAACACAATGCTGGCCTTCCCTACAGCATCCTCGTGGTGTGTCACATCCACCACGTGGGGGAAGGACTGGGCTGCCAGTTTGGGATGTCGGCTGCCCACCACCACATGGAAGCCACAGCGCAACAGGCGGATGGTCAGGCACTTGGAGAAGTCACCTGAGCCCAGGATGGCCACTGTGGGCTGGGCTGGCAGACAGGTGGTCCCAGCGTCTCCAGCTACACCGTTTTTCATGCTGTTGGGCAGGAAACAGGCCTGGCCCtggtggaggaggtgggaggaggacGCTGTGAGGAACACAGGGCTCCTGCTGCTGCCCATCATAGAGATGGAGTCCATCCTTCCTCCCTGtcgcttcttcttctgtggttttctgtttaGGAGGATTTCAGTGGGTCTAAGGGGAGAAGAATTCATTTAATTAGTTTTTGGGGAATTTATTCTTGAGCTGCTACATATAATAAAAGGCAGAATAACTACGCATCATCATGACATTAGGTGTTCGCTAATGAGAAAGATGACATCAAATCTTTCAGTGATGAgctctgcacatgctcagatTTTATGCCTTCCACCTACACTCAAAGTCTGAATTCACACTTTTACAGCATGTTAAACATCAGGATAACTGTCACAAATAAAAAGCAACTGCATTCCACATAAACAGACAGAGTCTGGTTTTGCTGTTGAAGGGCCAGatgaagatcagtttactcCTCATGAGGAGTCGACAACTACACAGCCTGTGTAAACAGCTgaataatgtcttctgtggctggaggagctttgtcaagtctgaaaataaaccctgatgatgtcattgtgatggcatcagggttatctcagcttgggcTTTAAGAcacagaaactgaaactgagGGTGGGGAGTTTGACAGCTGTTGGCATTTACCAGACAGCAGGTCCAGTGATGCTATACTGGCTGCATTATGGGACATGTAGGATCCgatgtttttggagcttgactcaTACTGTCttgactaaaagtcaggatgtctctgcctctgctgcttcagtttGACTAATGTTCACCTCTGCTTGAGTTAATGCTTATAgtgttattaatatgaacttattaacatttaattaataactaataatgGCCTGACTTGATTATTAACTCAACAGCAATTATTTTTCACGACCCAATTTTCTTTCATAGCTTATAACCgatttatgatgaaaataatttattaactgttaataaagccattagttacaACTTATACTACAGTGACTTattagaaacactgaaacagtcaGCTGTGTTTGACTACAGTAAATTGCAATTTGGATTTTGGTGTGGATGTAGGTCCAACAGTGAAtgctttaaaattaaatgaccaGAGTAAAGATGCTTTTCTGAAGCTTTTTCCTGAAAAAGACAGTTTACCTGTTAGCAGGTGAATTGTATAGGCTACCAACTGATGCTATATTTGAACTTGTCAGTATGTTTACGGACAGATGCTGTGCTGCTAAAGGCCCAGTGTTGCTCTTCAGTTCACAACACTGTGATATTCTAATTAGTTTTACGCACTGTCAGTTATCATAGAACACCACATAACGACAGGCTCTCTTGCCAATTGTTTTTCTTGCTCAGTTACTGTATGGATTCGTGCGTGTGTGCCTTTATGTGCGGAGGGGTCAGGACGGCGGGGGTCGTTGCGTTGTCCTGTACGTTGCTCTCCATCGGACGGCACTGGGCTGGTTTCAGCCGATGAGAGGACATCGTCCTCCGGGAGAAGCTGCGTCTTCTTATGACCTTCTGTCTGCAGAGACAGTGAAGGACGCGGCCGTGTGAGCGCAATGTGCACCTGTAGCGCTGCAGcaccgccgccgctgctgcgcTGCCATGGAGCcgcacagcacacacacactgcacggCAAGCTGAAGACAACACACACGACTGAGAGATAAACGTCCACAGTCAGACCTGACACACTGGTTACCCACCTGTCATCGAGCTTCTCAGGGATGCTGCTGTGAACGCAGAGATTCAGACCAGCTGCTAGCTGCCCATCCTGCTCCGCTGCTGCTCAGCCTCCGCTCTGAACACATGCTGTGTTCACTGACTGTGGCAAAGATCGTACACACCAACTTCGAAAATATCTTGCATTGTTTTTTGAGGGACTAAGAGCAGTGACGTTTGTTCTTATCGATGGAACTTACATATAAATTTTTAACAAAGAGAGCACAAAAGTACCCAGTTTAAACCTCTGAAAGACATGTTCAACACCCCTTGACATCAAGAACCactgtatattgtgtatttaGCTTATATTGACATATATGTAAGTAAATGACCATTTGCATTGAAAAGATGTTCATTCCATTCTATTCACCTATATGTGTAGAACTGAGACGTGCTGTTGTGTTGAACACTCCTGTTAATGTAGATCATACTGtgggaaaatatgtttataagCCAATTATCCTTTACATACTGACTGATCACCAAACAAACTATTGATCTTTCCAGTTTAGTTAATGTTTGTAACTGTGAatttacagtcacacacacaacagaaccaacaacatttttgacttGTACTCTGtcaattaaatccaaaacaaaacagcatacaatacaatatgatatataatatatataatatatatatgaatataatacAAGCCAAAAGTGTGgatacactttctcattcaagggaatggggaggtgtgtccaaacttttgactgatactaTATTTCTACAGCACTTTTTCATTATATAATATTGGGGTAACTATAATAACAACCCTGGGCCTTAGTTGAGAACCTGGGGAACACAATGTAAAAGGGTTACGATTTCCACACTGAAACATCCCTGCAGCTGAAAGTCAACACCTCAGTTTCATTTCAACTGCAATGTTCTGCAGTACAGAGACAGTAAATCAGTCACCATCCAAATACTTACACACTATTCTCTTGAAACAGAAATTATTGCAGTGACTGTGGAGGGCAGTACAAAACTCACACAACCAGctgaggcagagaagaagagacgtGTATTTTGCCCTGTAATATGCCTTTCAGGTCTCTGTTTCATTCGTGTATGAGAAGTTGAAAAGTTTTCTTGCTTGTGATGATTCTTCCTAACAAGCAAAGTAAAAGAAGTTTCACTTGAGATAACAAATGAATATTAACCTGTGAAAATGCATGCAAGTATAAACTGG
This window contains:
- the steap2 gene encoding metalloreductase STEAP2, which codes for MDSISMMGSSRSPVFLTASSSHLLHQGQACFLPNSMKNGVAGDAGTTCLPAQPTVAILGSGDFSKCLTIRLLRCGFHVVVGSRHPKLAAQSFPHVVDVTHHEDAVGKASIVFLAIRREHYSVLWDLKHLLEGKILVDVSNNRRVNQYPESNAEYLASLLPDSIVVKGFNVISAWAMQQTCPKDASTQVFICSDSVEARQQIMELARQLNFQPVDMGTLSSSQDIENLPIQLFPGWKGPVLAAVALSIFFFAYSFVRDIIHPYVKNKQSDFYKIPIELVNRTLPTVAITLLALVYLAGQLASAHQLYYGTKYRHFPHWLEGWLQSRKQLGLLSFFLAAVHVLYSLCLPMRRSERYLLLNTAYQQVHANVENAWNEEEVWRVEMYVSFGIMSLGLLSLLAITSIPSVHSTLNWREFSFIQSTLGYIALLIATFHGLLFGWKRAFEEEAYRFYLPPSFVVALALPVCVILGKVLMLLPCVARKLHQIRRGMDSNQYRCQRLEPVGSAAHVSPERVTIM